The Vibrio rhizosphaerae genome contains the following window.
CGGAGGTTCAGCAAACGTTGATTCCGGTGACGTTTCTTCAGACGAGGTATCAGAGACCTCCCGCTGAGATTCATCCACCCACCGGGCAGCAATTGACCGTTTCACTTCAACGCCTAATTGCTTAAAACTCTCCGCCTGTCGAATTGCGTTACCACGCCCGGTCGACAGCTTGTTCATTGCACTCTGATAACTCTGACCGGCCTTCTCTATCGCACCGCCTAAAGTATCCATATCGTCAACAAACAAACGTAGTTTATCGTAGAGTTTGCCCGCTTTCTCCGCAATGAGCCGGGCATTCTGATTTTGATATTCATTGCGCCATAAATTATCAATGGTGCGTAACGCAACCAGTAATGTGGTTGGACTGACAATGATGATGTTTTGTTCCATTGCATCTTTAACCAGCGCGGGATCGGCCTGTATTGCCAACTGGAATGCAGGTTCAACCGGAATAAACATCAACACGTAATCTAATGTCTGAATCCCCTGCAACTGCTGGTAATCTTTCTTGCTCAGGCCTTTTAAATGGGAGCGAATGGCAAGTAAGTGCTCACCGAGGGCTTTATCGCGCGCCACGTCACTCTCGGCATGGAAATAACGTTCATAGGCCACCAACGCCATTTTTGAGTCGATCACCACCTGCTTCTCACTCGGCAGATTGACAATGACATCCGGTTGATAGCGCTTCCCGTCCTCATTTTGCAAACTGACCTGCGTCTGATACTCATGCCCTTCACGTAACCCTGATTCCGCCAGAACCCGGGCTAACACAACTTCTCCCCAGTTGCCCTGCTGTTTATTATCCCCTTTGAGCGCCTGAGTGAGATTCAATGCTTCTTTTGCCATCTGCTCATTGAGACGTTGCAGATTCTTCAACTCGTGCACCAGTGTATGACGTTCCTTTGCTTCCTGACTGAAACTGTCATTCACCTGTTTTTTAAATCCTTCCAGTTGTAATTTCAGCGGATTCAATAATCCTTCCAGACTCTGTTTATTCTGCTGATCAACTTTTGCTGTTTTGGCTTCAAACAACTGATTTGCCAACTGCTCAAACTGTTGTTTCAAACGGTCTTCGGCACGTTCCAACAGCTGTAACTTTTCTTGGCTGGCAACCATTTGAGCCTGATGTCGCGCTTCCTGTTCACGAAGCTCTCCTTGCAATTGCGCATGCTGCTCCCGCAACCGAACCAGCTCATCATTCAACTGAGTCCGCTCTTGCCGCAAGGTGGTCATTTGTCCTAGTTTTTCAGTCGCTGCCATATACTGTCCATGCAGCTGTTTCAGCTCAGCCATCGCCAGATCATGGGCATCTTCTGATTCATGCAGCTCCGCTTGTGTTTGGCGTAATTGCGTCGTGACCTGAGTCAACACTTGTTCGTGGAGTTGCTGTTGACTCGCCAGTTGCTGCTGCAGCTGACTGAATTTCAGTTGCATTTTTTGCTTCATCCACCAGCCCGTCATGCCGGCAGAGCCCACAATACAGAGTGCGGACAACAACAGTAGGGATTGGTTTTCAATAATCCATTGCATCATGGGAATCAATTCTGTTTCTCAGCATATAGAACTAAAAATGGTATTGCCGGACTGGATAAATGTCCAGTAGATTTGCGGCACGGCCCCCCCCAAACTAACCACTGATGTCAGGGGGTGTGAGCTGAGCATAGGCGGTTTTGACCGCTTCCAGTGATTCATCCGGGATATGAACCACCTGACGGCACTGTTTGCATGTTGTGACCGCAATGCCCATCACCATCCCGGTTTGCCCCAGTAAGTGTACGTTTCTCAACTGGAAACGCAGCGCCATCGGGCCACATGACGGACAGATCCCCCAAATTTCGCCACTGCATGTCTCACCCGTCATCCGCTTGTCCTTTCTGCTTTGCTTATCAGTGATTACGAAAGCGCAAATCTCCGCCGACAAACCTTACCGTCAGATCAACGGGAATCCGAATGAAGTCAAGTGGCCATGCGACCAACATCCCACAAACTCATTATTTTGTAACACTTGGATTGATTGTTTATATGACACAAATAACATGCCTGATGAAAGCTTATGTTATGCTCAGGCCATCGAATCAATGGTGGAAAAATCGGCTTACCCGCAATGAATAACAACATGAACAATGAAAAACAAGCCTTGCTCTTCGGTCTTAGCGCAGTGTTATTGTGGTCCACTGTCGCGACAGCATTTAAGCTCACACTGGCACAGCTGACCCCGATTCAAATGCTGACCGTCGCCTGTTTCTCTTCGATTGTTTCGTTGTTGATGATTTGTACCTATCAGCGCCAGCTCAGGTTAATTTGGCCAACATTCACCGCCAATCCAGTTTATTTCATCGTTTCAGGATTGATTAACCCACTCTGTTATTATCTGATTCTGTTTCAGGCCTATCACCTGCTTCCCGCCTCTCAGGCCCAGTCGATCAATTATAGCTGGGCCATGACATTAACCCTGATGGCGGCCATTTTTCTGAAGCAAAAAATCCGTAAGCAAGACTATCTGGCTGCGGGGTTGTGTTATCTGGGGGTCTTAGTGATTGCCACCCGGGGCAACCTGCTGGCACTGGATTTCGAGAGTCCGGTGGGGGTTGGACTGGCCTTATTATCGACAATTCTGTGGGCTGGCTATTGGATTCTCAATACCCGGAATACGGCGGATCCGGTGGTGAGTCTGTTACTGGGATTCTTGGTTGCCTTTCCTTGCACGCTGATCCTGTCATTCTACGAGCATGCCGACTGGACGCATATCACCGTCCAAGGCTGGCTCAGCGCCGTTTATGTCGGATTGTTTGAAATGGGCATTACCTTCTTTCTCTGGCTAAGTGCACTCAAACGTACCCGTCATACCGCCAGAATCAGTAATCTGATTTTTATCTCTCCGTTTATTTCACTGCTGTTGTTATCGGTGATCATTCAGGAACAGATTCATCCGACGACGATTGTTGGGCTGGTCTGTATTATTGCCGGACTGACGATTCAGCAGGTCACGTTCAAACGAGACAAGACCCACCAGTCAACCGCACCATAAACAAACGAAATGCTTGTTTCATGGGCTTGCCTCTGACGCTTGAGGCAAAGCCGTTGATTAGGTGATTTGCTCCCGATAGCGTTTGGGACTGACGCCTGACTTCCGTTTAAATACCCGGGAAAAATAGAGGGGATCGGTATAACCGACAATTCGACCAATTTGATTGACTGAATAGTTGGTGGTCACCAGCAGTTGTTTGGCCCGGCTGATGCGCTGATCATCCCGCCATTGTGTAATCGTCATCGACATCTCTTCACGGAACAGATGCCCCAACCGCGAAGGAGACAGACAGATGTGAGAGGCTACCATTTCCATGGTGAAATCCTGATTGAGGTTCTGCGTCATATAATTCATCGCTTCAATCACGCGTGGATCGAGCGGCTTGCTGACCACATCCGGTTGCAAACTCTTACAGCGAATCAGCAGTTGTTCCAACAGATTGATCGATAAATCACTTCGGTAAGGTTCATCGGATTTGGCGGTATACTCAATATCGATGAATAAACGCTCCAGATGGTGAATTGTGGTTCGATCCAGCCCGCGGGTGATATACACCCCGTGTTGCTCATCTTGCCAGTTCAGCCAATCGTGCCAAAAGGCTCTGGGACGAAAATAGACCCAGCGATGAAACCAACACACACTGTCTGGTTTACGATGGTAATAGTGCGCTGCCGTCGGGGGAAACAGCAGTAAATCACCGGGACCGACACTGATTGCCTGATCACCGGAAAAAAGCGTGCCCTCACCTTTGCTGGTCAGGTTGATAATATATCCTTTCATGCCATTGGGGCGATCAATGGTAAAATCCAGTTCATCTCCTTCAATAATCGGAGTCAGCCCTGCCACCAAATGTGCATCGAAGTTATACCCGGGTTTGAGCGGATTGTCTTGCATCCTACATCCTATACTACTTTCCTTTAACGCCTGAGTGTACGCTAACTCTTCGATTTCATACGATTTAATACTTCACAGTTTCGTATAAAACTTGTTACACCGATTGGTTCTAAAAGCCGCTCTACGCTCCCAAGACGATGACGCAGAACAGTAGGCTATGACAGAAAAATCCACTGTGTGGCAGAAAATGCCTCTCTGAAATGTTGATTCCCGGACGCAACCAGATAATCGCTTGGCCGCTCGTTATTTTGGTGTTGTAGTTGTTTCAGCCTGTCCTTCACATCGGCAACCGAGCGCGGCTCCGGGCCGTGTTCAGTCTGAATCGCCTGAATATTATGTCGCATATCCAAGCGGGTCGGCACGCGGTTGCGGGCCATGTATTCGATCACCAATGCATCCGGCTGAAAAGAATAGGTGATACCAAGGGAAAGGGTTTCTTCGAGCTGAACATTACACCACTGCTCAATCCGGTTATCTTTGATGCGAAATCGCCAATGAAAATCGTCGGTACTGACGACCTCATCGTTGTTGATGAGCTCTAACCGACCACTAAAAAACAATTTACTCTGGGAGAACAACTGAAATACAACCGGTGTATGTGACGCGATTTCCAATTGCCAGTGATCATGAAACAACTGTGCCCGATCAGACACCTGAAATTCATCCGGGTCTATCTTCACATTGGCTCCTTATGAGGTGCCTGCCATAGCAGGCACCAATCGGTTTTATATCTGGCCATTCAGCCGATAGTACAGGCTGTTATGTTTCAAATCTTGCTTATACTGACGCAAATCGGTGTGTGAATCGATCAGCGCCATCTCAATGCCAGCAATTTCAGCATAATCAGAGAGCATATCAACCGTCACCGCCTGACTGTAGACCGTATGGTGAGCACCACCGCCATAAATCCAAGCTGTTGCAGCAACTTCAAGGCTTGGATGCGGTTCCCACAGCGCATGAGCAACCGGTAGATTCGGTAACCCCTGTGGTGGTGTCACGGCATCAACAGTATTCACCAGCATCCGGAAGCGATCACCTAAATCAATCACAGAGACATTCAACGCCGGGCCAGACTTTCCGGTAAAAATCATCCGGGCAATCTGACAGTCACAACCGATGGTATGACGGTGAATCTCAATTTTTGGCCGAGCGGCGGCAATCGACGGACAGACTTCAAGCATGTGTGCGCCGAGAACCTGACTCCGCTCACTAAAATTATAAGTGTAATCTTCCATAAAAGAGGTACCGCCCGGCTTGCCTTGGCCCATGACTTTCATCATGCGGACCATCGCTGCGGTTTTCCAGTCCCCTTCACCGCCATAACCATAACCTTTTTCCATTAAGCGTTGTGTTGCCAGTCCGGGAAGGTTAGTCAGGCCAGTCAGATTCTCAAATGTATTGGCGAACGCACGTGCGCCTTTTTCAGTCAGAAATTGCTCCATCCCCAATTCAAGGCGGGCTTCCTGTTTGAGGATGGCCAGCGAATCACGGTCATTGAGTAAACCCGGCGCCATCTCATAAGTTGAAGCATATTCATCAATCAGCGTGGCTACATCATTGTCAGCAACTGCATTGACGCGCTCGCTCAGCTCACCCAAACCATAGGCATGCACTTCATAGCCAAACTTGATCTGTGCAGAGACTTTATTACCTTCGGTTACCGCAACCTGACGCATGTTGTCACCAAAGCGTGCCACTTTCAGTTGCTGCGCTTCTGCAATCCCGACAGCCGCCCGGCACCAATCATCAATCTGACGATGCACCGCAACATCCTGCCAGTGTCCGGTCACAACTTTCCGGTTGAGGTTCAATCGTGTACCGATAAACCCAAACTCCCGACAACCATGTGCACTCTGGTTGAGGTTCATAAAGTCCATATCGATATCTTGCCACGGTAGTGCCGCATTAAACTGCGTGTGTAGGTGCAAGAACGGTTTGTTGAGCTGACTCAGACCGGCAATCCACATTTTGGCCGGAGAAAACGTGTGCATCCACAATACCAGTCCCACACAGTCCGGATCATTGTTTGCCCGGCGACACACTTCAAGAATTTCATCCGGTGTTTTGACAACTTCCTGTTCAGCCACAGTGACCGAAATATCAGCTGCGGCATTCAGTCCGGCAACCATCTCATGACTATCGGCAGCAACACGCTGCAAGACCTTTGGTCCATATAAATGCTGGGAACCCGTGACAAACCAGATCTGTTTCTTATCGAAAATTTTCATCGTGTATCCTTATTTTTCGTGATGTTCCTGCTGTCCGTAATAAGCATTCTTACCGTGTTTACGCAGGTAATGCTTATCCAGCAATGTTTGATTAATGGCATCCACCCCAGCATTGATTTGCAGTGTTTTCAATGCCATTGCAGCCACGGTTTCGAGTACAACAGCATTGTGTACCGCCTGATCGGGCGTTGTCCCCCAACTAAACGGGCCATGCTCTTTAACGATGATGCCCGGGACGGCAAGCGGCTCTTGTTGCCCGATGGTTTCCACGATCACCCGGCCGGTATTCAGTTCGTAGTCCTGTTGAATTTCAGCATCGGAGAGCGAACGGGTACACGGCACATGACCATAGAAATAATCTGCATGGGTGGTGCCTAAAGGAGGAATCGGCTTACCGGCCTGAGCCCAAGACGTCGCATTCATCGAGTGGGTATGCACCACCCCCCCGATTTCAGGGTAAGTCCGATAGAGTTCCAGATGGGTTTCGGTATCTGAAGAGGGATTCAGATCGCCTTCTACACGCTGACCGGCCAGATTGACCACCACCATATTTGCCGGTGACAGATCTTCATAAGCGACCCCGCTCGGCTTAATCACCACCAAGCCGGATTCCCGGTCAACCCCGGAAACATTACCCCATGTGAAAGTCACGAGATTATGCTTTTGCAAATCCATGTTGGCTTTCCAGACCTGCTCCCGCAGCACATCCATCCGCGCTTTCCACGCCGCATTGACCACAAAATCCGGGGTGAAAGAAACATCAATATTCATGCATCCTCCTTTGATAACGAATCATCTAAACGATCCTGAGATAGCTGCTCAAGAGACTGTCCTAAATGGCGGTACATGGTGTAGCGCGATTCGCGCAGATTTGACTGGGTCGCTGTCGGGACATAAGTCCGGCTGATCGGGCTTGCCATTTGTGTCTGAGCATCTTGGGTCGTCGCATAGACACCGGCAGCCACGGCGGCAAAAATGGCGGCCCCCAGCGCACAGCACTGCTCAGATTCAGCCACGACAATTTCCCGGCCAATCACATTGGCACAGGTCTGCATGACATAAGGTGATTTTTGCGAAATCCCGCCAATGGCAATCAGTCGATTGACATCCACACCCTGACTGACAAAGCAGTCGACAATCGCTTTCGCACCATGTGCGGTTGCTTCTACCAGTCCGGCAAATAAATCAACCGCGGTCGAGCCAAGATTCAACTCGGCAATTGCACCTTTCAGCCGCTGATTGGCATTGGGTGTCCGGCGACCATTATGCCAGTCCACCGCCAGCGCCTGATTACCGCCTTCTTCCAAAGCAGCCGCTGCCTGAGTTAATTGCGGGATCAGAGCATTCTCAAACTCAGCCAGATCAAAACTGACCTCCGGATGGTCACGCAGATACTGCTCAACCGGCCAGACCAACAGCCGTTTATACCAGGCGTAGATATCGCCGAATGCAGATTGCCCCGCTTCCAGCGCCGTCATATTCGGCAAAGCACTGCCCAGCACCTGACCGCAGATCCCGGCGATCGCTTTGTCCGCAACCTGTTGGGGATCAACCATCAAAATGTCACAGGTCGATGTACCAATGACTTTGACTAAGTCATGAGCCCCGGCCCCGGCACCGACAGCTCCCATGTGACAATCAAACTCACCGACCGCTATGGCAATCCCGGCAGGTAACCCTAGCTGGGCGGCCCACTCATCGGTCAGATAGCCTGCGACCTGATCCGCGGTATAAACATCGTGATACATCCGCTCCCGTAATCCGGCCAAAGTCGGTGAAACGGCAGTCAGAAATGCTTCTGAGGGAAGTCCGCCCCATGACTCATGCCACATCACCTTGTGCCCCGCGGCACAAACGCCCCGGCGTAACTGTTCAGGATGCTGATGACCACTCAGTATGGCGGGAACCCAGTCACACAATTCGACCCAGCTGTAGGCATGTTGTGCCACCTCGGCATCTTGTTCACTCACCCAAGCGGCTTTCGCCCAGAACCATTCTGATGAATAAATTCCGCCGACATAACGGGTGTAATCAGGAAAGTCATTGCTGTGTGCCAGTTGGTTAATCCGTTCAGCCATAGAGACCGAGGTATGATCTTTCCAGAGAATAAACATGGCGTTCGGGTTATCGGCAAACTCCGGTCGCAGTGCCAATACCTGCCCGTCGGCATCAATTGGCGCGGGAGTTGAACCGGTTGAATCCACCCCGATCCCAACGACCGAGTGCGCGATATCCGCACTCACCTGAGCCACAGCATCTTGTATGGCTTGTGTCATTGACTCCAAATAGTCCTTTGGATGATGGCGAAACTGCGATCGTGCCGGTTGGCAGTATTTGCCCTCTTTCCATCTGGGATACTCTGCTACCCCGGATGCCAACTCAGCACCGGAACGAGCATTGACCAATAAAGCCCGGACTGAATCTGAACCGAAATCCAAACCAATCACACAGGGCTCACTCTGCTGCCTATTCTCCATAACTATCCCCATCTTCAAGTCACCCGCCCCATGCAACGTTTATCTCTGGCGATAAACAATCCGCATTGACAAGTCATCATCACGAACCGTTCTTCATCACCACCGATAAATCGTTGCCACTGAGACGGTATCGCAAGCTCACAGTTGATATTCAATGTTGTCAGTTATAGCGGTGGAACGAAGAAGGGAACATGAACACCGTAGCTAAAAATATGGATAAAAACGCCACGACTGTTTTTTTGAGGTTTCGCTTAAAAAATATGCATCTTGAAGATTTATCGCCATATGAGCCATTTAAAATCATATATGCACGAATAAAAGGCTATTTAAATCGAGAATAGTATCATTTTGAGAGCTGAGTCATGTTGTCTCACGCTATATACATGGACAAAAACGCTACCTTTCATTGCTGTGATTTTCATCACTTCAATCCTGCGCGGCTTGTACAAATAATGTGCCCGAAACACCCCCCTACAATAACCAGTGGATGGAATAGCAAAATGAAGACGATAAGAAAAACACTCGCTGTCGCCGCTTTAGCAGGGACCGCACTCCTCAGTGCCTCTGCTCATGCTTTCTTTGGTAACGATGATGACACGCTCAAACTCGGTTATCTGGTGAAACAACCTGAAGAGCCTTGGTTCCAGACTGAATGGAATTTTGCTGAAAAAGCCGGTAAAGAGTATGGCTTTGAAGTGATTAAAATGGCGGTTCCCGATGGTGAGAAAACCCTCAACGCGATTGATACCCTTGCCGCGAGCGGTGCCAAAGGTTTTGTCATCTGTACCCCGGATCCGAAACTCGGGCCAGCGATTATGGCCAAAGCCAAAAGTTATGATCTCAAAGTGATCACAGTTGACGATCAGTTCCTCAATGCCAAAGGCAAACCAATGACGAATGTGCCCTTGGTAATGATGGCTGCCAGTCAAATCGGTCAGCGTCAGGGCCAAGAGCTGTATAAAGAAATGCAAAAGCGTGGCTGGAACCCGGCCAACAGCGCGGTCATGGCCATTACCGCCGATGAACTGGATACAGCCCGTCGCCGGGTAGACGGCTCGATTGCGGCACTGAAAGAAGCGGGCTTCCCTGCCAATCAGATTTATCGTGTCCCCACCAAAACCAACGATATCCCCGGTGCACTCGATGCCGCCAACTCACTGTTAGTGCAATACCCTAATGTCAAACACTGGCTGGTGGTCGGTATGAACGACAACACTGTTTTAGGTGGTATTCGCGCAACCGAAGGTCAAGGCTTTGATGCGCAGAATGTCATTGGTATCGGGATTAACGGTGTCGATGCAGTTAACGAACTGGCGAAATCCAAACCGACCGGCTTCTACGGTTCTTTACTGCCAAGTCCGGACGTTCATGGCTTTAAGAGTATCGAATCGCTGTATAAATGGGTCAAAGATGGTGTCGAACCGAAGAAATTCGTTGAAGTCACCGATGTTGTTCTGATTACCCGCGAGAACTACAAAGCCGAGTTGAAGAAAAAAGGACTGTAATTTGCGGCAGGTGGCACAATGTTGTGCCACCTTCTGAACCCACAGGAGGCCACTATGGCAGCATTGCCCTCTTCTTTAGAGTTTAGTCAGATTTCAAAGCACTTTCCGGGCGTCAAAGCGCTCTCGAATATAAATTTTCGAGTCCAGAGCAGCAGTATTCATGCGTTGATGGGCGAAAATGGTGCCGGGAAATCGACCTTGCTGAAAATTCTCAGCGGACTCTATCAACCCACAGAAGGACAATTGATCATTGATGGTCAGTCCGCTGTATTTTCCTCGACCGTCGATGCACTCAATCACGGGATCGCGATTATCTATCAAGAGCTGAACCTCGTTCCGGAACTCAGCGTGGCGGAAAATATTTATCTGGGCCAGTTGCCGACCAAAAACGGGTCGGTTGATCGGGACACTCTACACCGCAACGCCCGGGAACAGTTACTGCGACTCGGGGAAGATTTTGACCCATCCCGTCCACTGAAAGAATTCTCAATTGGTCAGTGGCAGATGGTTGAAATTGCCAAAGCACTGAGTCGGAATGCACAAATCATTGCCTTCGACGAACCGACCAGTAGTTTGTCACAGCGGGAAATCCAGAATTTATTTAAAGTGATTCGTGAACTGCGTAATGACGGCAAAATCATTCTTTATGTATCACACCGGATGGAAGAAATCTTCGAGCTGTGTGATGCCATTACCATTTTCAAAGACGGGACGCACGTCCAGACCTTCGATACATTAGCTGATCTCACCAATGACCGTCTCGTTGAGCTGATGGTCGGACGGGAAATCAATGATATCTATCACTACCGTGGTCGCGAATATCGGGGCAGCGGACTGAAAATTGACGAACTCATGGGACCGGGGCTCACCCAACCCGTTTCTCTGGACATTCAGCGCGGAGAAATCCTTGGGCTGTTCGGCCTTGTCGGTGCCGGCCGGACTGAACTGACCCGGCTGATTTTCGGTGCAGATAAAGCAACCGCCGGTACGATTACCATTCAAGGTGAAACCGTGCGGATTCACTCCCCCGGTGAAGCGATTCGCGCCGGTGTGACCCTCTGCCCCGAAGACCGTAAAGCAGACGGCATCGT
Protein-coding sequences here:
- a CDS encoding ribulokinase encodes the protein MENRQQSEPCVIGLDFGSDSVRALLVNARSGAELASGVAEYPRWKEGKYCQPARSQFRHHPKDYLESMTQAIQDAVAQVSADIAHSVVGIGVDSTGSTPAPIDADGQVLALRPEFADNPNAMFILWKDHTSVSMAERINQLAHSNDFPDYTRYVGGIYSSEWFWAKAAWVSEQDAEVAQHAYSWVELCDWVPAILSGHQHPEQLRRGVCAAGHKVMWHESWGGLPSEAFLTAVSPTLAGLRERMYHDVYTADQVAGYLTDEWAAQLGLPAGIAIAVGEFDCHMGAVGAGAGAHDLVKVIGTSTCDILMVDPQQVADKAIAGICGQVLGSALPNMTALEAGQSAFGDIYAWYKRLLVWPVEQYLRDHPEVSFDLAEFENALIPQLTQAAAALEEGGNQALAVDWHNGRRTPNANQRLKGAIAELNLGSTAVDLFAGLVEATAHGAKAIVDCFVSQGVDVNRLIAIGGISQKSPYVMQTCANVIGREIVVAESEQCCALGAAIFAAVAAGVYATTQDAQTQMASPISRTYVPTATQSNLRESRYTMYRHLGQSLEQLSQDRLDDSLSKEDA
- the araG gene encoding L-arabinose ABC transporter ATP-binding protein AraG, with the protein product MAALPSSLEFSQISKHFPGVKALSNINFRVQSSSIHALMGENGAGKSTLLKILSGLYQPTEGQLIIDGQSAVFSSTVDALNHGIAIIYQELNLVPELSVAENIYLGQLPTKNGSVDRDTLHRNAREQLLRLGEDFDPSRPLKEFSIGQWQMVEIAKALSRNAQIIAFDEPTSSLSQREIQNLFKVIRELRNDGKIILYVSHRMEEIFELCDAITIFKDGTHVQTFDTLADLTNDRLVELMVGREINDIYHYRGREYRGSGLKIDELMGPGLTQPVSLDIQRGEILGLFGLVGAGRTELTRLIFGADKATAGTITIQGETVRIHSPGEAIRAGVTLCPEDRKADGIVPILSVRENTNISARPDFLKSGGRIDFRWEEKNAQLQCDALNVKAASLDQLIGELSGGNQQKVILARWLSTDMKVILLDEPTRGIDVGAKSEIYELIFKLAENGVAVLVVSSDLPEVLGISDRLLVMKDGAISGELQRDQFDEQTALRLAMLGATNPVAA
- a CDS encoding DMT family transporter: MNNEKQALLFGLSAVLLWSTVATAFKLTLAQLTPIQMLTVACFSSIVSLLMICTYQRQLRLIWPTFTANPVYFIVSGLINPLCYYLILFQAYHLLPASQAQSINYSWAMTLTLMAAIFLKQKIRKQDYLAAGLCYLGVLVIATRGNLLALDFESPVGVGLALLSTILWAGYWILNTRNTADPVVSLLLGFLVAFPCTLILSFYEHADWTHITVQGWLSAVYVGLFEMGITFFLWLSALKRTRHTARISNLIFISPFISLLLLSVIIQEQIHPTTIVGLVCIIAGLTIQQVTFKRDKTHQSTAP
- the araA gene encoding L-arabinose isomerase: MKIFDKKQIWFVTGSQHLYGPKVLQRVAADSHEMVAGLNAAADISVTVAEQEVVKTPDEILEVCRRANNDPDCVGLVLWMHTFSPAKMWIAGLSQLNKPFLHLHTQFNAALPWQDIDMDFMNLNQSAHGCREFGFIGTRLNLNRKVVTGHWQDVAVHRQIDDWCRAAVGIAEAQQLKVARFGDNMRQVAVTEGNKVSAQIKFGYEVHAYGLGELSERVNAVADNDVATLIDEYASTYEMAPGLLNDRDSLAILKQEARLELGMEQFLTEKGARAFANTFENLTGLTNLPGLATQRLMEKGYGYGGEGDWKTAAMVRMMKVMGQGKPGGTSFMEDYTYNFSERSQVLGAHMLEVCPSIAAARPKIEIHRHTIGCDCQIARMIFTGKSGPALNVSVIDLGDRFRMLVNTVDAVTPPQGLPNLPVAHALWEPHPSLEVAATAWIYGGGAHHTVYSQAVTVDMLSDYAEIAGIEMALIDSHTDLRQYKQDLKHNSLYYRLNGQI
- the araC gene encoding arabinose operon transcriptional regulator AraC yields the protein MQDNPLKPGYNFDAHLVAGLTPIIEGDELDFTIDRPNGMKGYIINLTSKGEGTLFSGDQAISVGPGDLLLFPPTAAHYYHRKPDSVCWFHRWVYFRPRAFWHDWLNWQDEQHGVYITRGLDRTTIHHLERLFIDIEYTAKSDEPYRSDLSINLLEQLLIRCKSLQPDVVSKPLDPRVIEAMNYMTQNLNQDFTMEMVASHICLSPSRLGHLFREEMSMTITQWRDDQRISRAKQLLVTTNYSVNQIGRIVGYTDPLYFSRVFKRKSGVSPKRYREQIT
- a CDS encoding arabinose ABC transporter substrate-binding protein, which encodes MKTIRKTLAVAALAGTALLSASAHAFFGNDDDTLKLGYLVKQPEEPWFQTEWNFAEKAGKEYGFEVIKMAVPDGEKTLNAIDTLAASGAKGFVICTPDPKLGPAIMAKAKSYDLKVITVDDQFLNAKGKPMTNVPLVMMAASQIGQRQGQELYKEMQKRGWNPANSAVMAITADELDTARRRVDGSIAALKEAGFPANQIYRVPTKTNDIPGALDAANSLLVQYPNVKHWLVVGMNDNTVLGGIRATEGQGFDAQNVIGIGINGVDAVNELAKSKPTGFYGSLLPSPDVHGFKSIESLYKWVKDGVEPKKFVEVTDVVLITRENYKAELKKKGL
- a CDS encoding L-ribulose-5-phosphate 4-epimerase — protein: MDVLREQVWKANMDLQKHNLVTFTWGNVSGVDRESGLVVIKPSGVAYEDLSPANMVVVNLAGQRVEGDLNPSSDTETHLELYRTYPEIGGVVHTHSMNATSWAQAGKPIPPLGTTHADYFYGHVPCTRSLSDAEIQQDYELNTGRVIVETIGQQEPLAVPGIIVKEHGPFSWGTTPDQAVHNAVVLETVAAMALKTLQINAGVDAINQTLLDKHYLRKHGKNAYYGQQEHHEK